One Mesoplodon densirostris isolate mMesDen1 chromosome X, mMesDen1 primary haplotype, whole genome shotgun sequence genomic region harbors:
- the SCML1 gene encoding sex comb on midleg-like protein 1: MSSCSSEFDVIRTRISTYDDDDIDLYAYEPHTAYVNNVIYDAVQNLDKKFDVIHGKVKKLYRFHMKSWWQNRKLFGYAYKNYSYLLSKKIKYQKMRKKESLSPSSYPQRHSPTIPVQKPEDDSKSSPTIPVQKPEDDSKSSPTIPVQKPEDDSKSSHLGDSFQSHEALDLEQSVSLSPKIPTHSHQQCCSPENPLQGCSSPSYHSPEAHNTCSLFLATQSTAVEPATMVTQGERSPARNPDMMAYPALPENKRFSPAGSPYYVPTGFAPSYIAVPDPSVLKQGFSKDPSTWSVDEVIQFMKHKDPQISGPLANLFMQHDIDGKALLLLKSDMMMKYMGLKLGTAVKLCHYIERLKTDTSTI, translated from the exons GTCATCTATGATGCTGTTCAAAACCTGGATAAGAAGTTTGATGTTATTCATGGAAAGGTTAAAAAACTCTACCGTTTTCATATGAAGTCATGGTGGCAAAATCGT AAGCTATTTGGatatgcatataaaaattatagttACCTGCTTTCTAAAAAGATCAAATAccagaaaatgaggaagaaggagtctctctctccatcctcttACCCTCAAAGACATAGCCCCACTATTCCAGTACAAAAGCCGGAAGATGATTCCAAGAGCAGCCCCACTATTCCAGTACAAAAGCCGGAAGATGATTCCAAGAGCAGCCCCACTATTCCAGTACAAAAGCCGGAAGATGATTCCAAGAGCAGCCATCTAGGAGACTCTTTTCAGTCCCACGAGGCTCTGGATCTGGAGCAATCCGTCAGCCTGAGCCCGAAGATCCCCacgcattctcaccagcagtgctgCTCGCCCGAGAACCCCCTGCAGGGCTGCTCCAGTCCTAGCTACCACAGTCCAGAGGCCCACAACACCTGCAGTCTTTTCTTAGCCACCCAGTCCACTGCAGTCGAGCCTGCAACCATGGTGACCCAGGGTGAACGCAGTCCAGCACGTAACCCTGACATGATGGCCTACCCAGCTTTACCGGAAAACAAGAGATTCAGCCCCGCTGGCTCACCTTACTACGTCCCGACCGGCTTCG CTCCAAGTTATATAGCTGTACCTGACCCCAGTGTCCTGAAACAAGGCTTCTCTAAGGACCCTTCAACCTGGTCTGTGGATGAAGTGATACAGTTTATGAAACATAAAGATCCTCAGATATCAGGCCCCCTCGCCAACCTCTTCATGCAACAT gacattGATGGGAAAGCTCTGCTACTGCTCAAGAGTGACATGATGATGAAGTACATGGGGCTTAAGCTGGGGACAGCTGTGAAGCTGTGCCACTACATTGAAAGGCTTAAAACAGATACttcaacaatttaa